The stretch of DNA tgttgggtattgtttgttcactccaccagtgtttaccgagtgagggtgacagaaggatggtaaatagtCGTCGGATatcgcgtatcagataaaaaataccgaagtggaacgagatatgatgaaaatcgccctctgtgatccgagatgcctcctgtgttatgtatggataaaataaagaaaaaaaactcaccaaggtaatataagataattaccaataccgaacacaataatcattttttctcatcagtaaaaacataatacttgattatagagaaaatatatatgaaatagaaaaggtaattttattttataatttttactttctgagtgtttattcaacccaatgcgaattttaatgggactaacaacacttaatacttaatacacaacaaaacagacggcTCAAACCAAACGACTCGTTCTCGAgccggaacacaccttggtttttacttatgaaaattgaaataaatcgtttcatatatcaagtcattttaaaacaactgctaccatacacaattttacacttacacttgtgctttATTTTTCAcagtacacgatcggtcattgaaatgaaatttcacgaagcaaccaacattaaagttccaaatttaaattttatttgctagaattaatcgtatcactcaccttacttgcaatataaaaatgcccccgacttgcatatactcgcaatgtcgatttcccccaggcagattTGTTCtctgggaatacatttcggtaggaacaaaagttccccctactttcatgtatttgcaatgacgttttcccccaggcaacttggtttagatgtctctgttagggaatacatctcggcgggagcaaaagctcccccttctttttagtatttgcaatgccgatttccccaggcagcttggttttgatgtctctgttagggacccgtcgcatgtgtcgtcaatttcggccaatcagaagtgggtatttccgttaggataggggttgagacttttcaatggttcgatagttagtttcatgacatatatttttttcttcaatataaaaatggagtgccgaaatcgattgacgcgaaaatgtcatcaatccatcatgaaatgactgagcaataagcgtttgaaattggacaattttcacgatgtgctcgattttcgacattcaatttgtaccccaatatgttcccgaaagacgtaatcatacgtcaaaaaagttcatatgacgtcaatggggatcgaaccaaggccggctggaatgcaaagcttttttacacgatagcgtggtcgtggctaatgatgcttcagcagttgttccgcaaatacgtgataatattgcacctgattataaaatgcagttgggaagtgttttctaagggtagtgatatattcatgtgaagaaatatgatgagatttatagaaatcgcatcaaccgtttacactagcgtgaacttctataatgaatatattcatattttaggTGAATtaattcacctgaagtagaactgcatccaactttagtgatttctcagcAGTGAGAAATTCTCAAGCGTTtatatatgctgaatttattcaagttatatatacctcgaataagtgtatcatatttattctcacccgtttacacctattttcacgtgaataaatccatctatagctatagatctccctaatgtaaacccgccataagagtaaaaaaggagcgcatgaaggagaacaatatctatctcggtctgggccgtgtatatggcaaagtatgcggaaagcttatttgtcttttgtttcgctcgctcgtattaatcttatattgctgtaccatgtatattatacaaatgcttatcagtatttgtgagtcatgacattttctgttatgttatgtctcatttaatgtcaaaaatcgggatgacaaaacatgagctaaaaatcaattttgggtgtagtttaTGTTTCGCCAGGGTTTTCGTAAACCCATCTGCAGGTTGTTGCTTCttgttcacatattttctaGCTTGACTACTCCTTGCTCCATCACATCTCGGATAAAGTGGTATCTGATGTCCAGATGCTTGGTACGGGGATTGCATCCTTAGTTTCGGGCAATACAGATGACGGATTGATTGTCGCATCGGATAGGGATCCCTTGCACACCGAAAATCTGTGACTGAAAGTAGTGCCACCAATGTGCTTCCTGCATTGTGCGGGAAAGCGCAATGTATTCCGCTTCGCACGAGGACAGCGCAACGGTCGGTAGCCGTTTAACGTTCCATGACACAGCTCCTCCCATGAACGTGAAAACGTATCCCGTGGTGGATTTCCTGGTATCCGGCTCTCCTCTCCAATCTGCATCGGTATAGCCAATAAAATTCGTGCCACCCTGGGAATATGTGAGTCGGTTTGATTTTGTTCCTCGCAGATATCGCATGATACGCTGGACAGCGTTCCAGTGGCTTCGTCCAGGATTCGTGGTGAATTGGCTGACTTGATTTACTGCGAAGCTTATATCTGGTCGCGTTGCTTACGCCAGATAGGTGAGACAGCCCACTGCATCCTGGTAAGGAACTTCCTTCATTTCCCGGATCTCTTCCGGCGTTTTCGGTGATATTAATTAATTTCCGCTTTGCCTTGGTGTCGTTGGTATATATCATGAAATCGTCCACGTATTTTTCCACTGTCGATCCTGAAGCACAGGCATGGATCAGCCTTTGACTGCTCCAGTCCGAACTCTTTCAGCATCTTGTCCAGCTGACTGTTCCACACACAGCTCGACTGCTTGAGCCCATACAGTGCCTTTTTTAACCGACATGTTTCGAAGTGCCAGCAAATCCTCGTGGCAGCTCCATGTAAATAACTTCATCCGCCAGACTGCCTTGAAGAAACGCAGTAATAGCATCCATCTGCTCTACATCAAGATTATGTTTAACCGCCAGCACCAGAAGATGGTGGAATGTCGTACCACCGGAGAATACACTCCGTCGTAATCGATTCCTGGCCGCTGCAAACACCTTTTGACGACCAGACGTGTCTTGTACCGCTCGATGTCACCTGTTGGTCCTCGCTTTGTCTTAAAGACCCACTTGTTCCTGATTGACTTTCTTGTCAGCCCGTCATCTTGGAAATCGTTTCTCAGCTTCTCCTAAGCCTCTTTGGCGTCCTTTGCGTCTTGGACTGTAATTTGTCGTCTCCAGGCTCAAACAAATCGTGGCCATCGCGCACATACTGACCTCTTCGTCGATTACCTGACCTTCTCTAGGTGAAACTGCATACCAGGAACCTTCACGAATAAGCGTCATTTTCATCGCGAACGCCCACGTAGAATAATTTTCTCGACCTTTCAGCTTCTCCATGATCGGTATAGCGACCGTGCTGATTCGTCCACTTCCAGCAGTCAGCAGTCCAGCTCCGATTCTAGTAGCCGGTTCTCCAGCTCCGCTTCTAGTGGGCAACTCAGCTCCGCTTCCATCATCGCTGTTCAGCTGCTCCGTCATCTTCAGAAAATTGTATTATTCTAAACTTGACACAACTTGACACTATCTTCGAGCCAGTTcttctgggcccataaccttttGCAGGGTAAAATAATATACGTCATCAACCTAATCAGATGATCAGAAgagtaatgaaaattttatttcgatAAACAAATGAGGTTGCTATGCATTGCTAGAGTATgttgcttaatgcactgattgCTATGATCACAATACATTGAAAGATGgtactttgtgatagtcaagtagatttatGCAAGAggtgccatctagacgtcaaccttatgaacttttcagccgaactgttatgtttgtatgtttgtaacatgtctgtagcgctgtctcacattaatagaaatttgacccccttcctgttgactgattgatctgaaatttggaacacacctttatctctgcagtcacaataaaactgcgtatttcatgatcctgaaaatccaagatggcggccgctacaaaatggcggattacatattttctcaaaaccgctTTTTCCAAAATAAATCTAGACTTGATCTACCATTataccctgttatgtgtcaaactggtattcattaatcatttccagttcgacagttgaacttcctgccagaggCTAATTccctttttttgttcgttacaaaccttttgacggttatgagtacatataacagaaggcccttttcagggctactatttgaaGTTGTGGAGTGAAATGAAAAGaatcacattcaaaacaaaacaactgttctgagcAATCACAGTCAGTTAAATTTCTATCCGTGCCCCTAGgatcagacccttctacttttttttataaatacccttagaattccgtcaggacctgaCCCTTTCGAGACGTGAAGCAAAGGTTGCTTTTTTCTGGGTCATTTCTGACGGTttcgtcaaggtgcatgcgtcatggaaaaccattgctttttaatgttgtttttgacgtgggactacgtctaaccggagtatatggggatgaaatgaaaacctaaacacagatcATGCTgcgaaaaattaaagatttcgaatgcttataactcgaacattaatAGATCCGAAATATgtctgcatcaattgatagaaaatgtttctacgcgtctatcacatttaataaaatgttatctttcatgagataaacagacggcgccagtggttgtatggttagcgtaacagcctcacaatccgatcggcctgggttcaatcccagctggcgtcgttgggattttctgaggcgaaaaatctctggttacgtcttccttcggagcggaagtaaaagaagttggcccggctcatgagttgttgagtctgataggtaggaacaggtggagtcgcctccctgatgtcggtgattggcactaaagtggcggaaataggccgacgaaaaataagcgaagataaaaaaaaaaaaatgagataaacaattgaataactgcaaaatgtcaagcgttatctaaactccCTAACTTCCAAGTTTCGATTGGCCcgttttacggtttccccaacaattGAATTGAGTGTTAGTACAGAAATCGGTTTTATTTAGTCCcgatattattaaatatttcaaaacttgagagtttaagctttaaaatcATGTACATCTTATCTTTATGCGTTCATTCtatgtacataaaaatgtattttatttttaataaaaaaattttttttgggcaaCTCAatagtttgattttctatataataaagacttttttttatactcaattgattattattattattattattgcttggaaaaatctaaaccgaaaatCCGATTCGGTAGTAGTATCGGttatgggaaaaactcctgaacaatcaatgcagtggttgacgaaatgtgtttccacttctgctccttcgggAACAACAGCTTGCCGggggtttagtgaatttaaaatgggccgtacaagcagatgcacctcgctctggaaggccaaaagaggctacgaatcaagaaatcgtaaaacaaaatAATCGTAAAAAATCGTGAAGTTGCGCAAGCTAGCTGAGACCGTAGGCATTTCAATAGaccgagtgggatacattttgcactaCATTTTTGGCATGAAAAAACTGTCCGCGCAAAGGGGTttcgcgtttgctgaccgtccaccaaaaacagcggcgcgtcgATGATTCAACAGCCAGGTTGGCGTTTTTGGAGcataatcgagtggacttcctttgacgttttgtgacaatggatgaaacgtggatccactACACACTTCTTAGACTAATAGGCAGTCTTCAGAGTGGcgctgaggcatatttcgaaaacttaagggaatcgaaatgttggaaactcgctataccaagtgtattgccctcgaagaaaactatgttgaggaataaattcAGCTTTGCTCAAAAAACGactgttttcattaaaaatcgcgGAACTTCccagaacctcccatccgagctcccggagcttctggcgcgtcgccaacgaagtgtgtggcctggcgttgtcctgatggaagacaatgcggcctctgtttatcaaagatggcctcttcttcatgagtgctacccagcctgagggcatccgtatactagcacataggatttgacagcgtcaaacatgtccgggtcgcaaatgcaatttgcgaccactgtcactcgcgagaactgccaaactctcaagctggtgtaaaacaaggcacttaacatactaccaggtgggtcaaaacgtgaagtggttttctgcagccatttaaaaaatacacaaaagtaaattaagacgattgagcacaatttgtggaatatactgatactttatgaaatactcattgctatattcattatattcattacgttttacgctgcaagcgtttcatttattgtctttgcgttgaaggcaccataatgatttgcgccatttggaaaacgaaattaaggacgaaattaacacacttctagaacaaaaaataatgaatgaaaatttacttttctgtattcaatatgtattctatgtaatagagtaatacgtttcctcgaaaattgtgaaataatatgaaactgaaattgtgtttgatgctgattttatattataatggtgagttcATTTTTTCCGCACGCAAAACGCAAATTTTCGAATAAAGCATGAGCAGCAGCTAAATAcaactgaaattattgaaataatgcagaattcattcaaacccttttatttcacttaaattctttcaatttcttaagttggtttacattataatataatactacatttcaagtgatcaacctagggttctacgttttatattatcattcagacccttgtgatcatcatgatcattacatttcacataaatttttttttcaaaaaacaattctttttttagttagcgaatgggcgcaccttgttccatagatttgccttgagttcgccgagtaatttgataggtttggcaatgacagctaaatttgtagcacatcttgactcgcggatcatatccccttgcccggggcttggtgctaccttcaagcggtccagttgttggcagtacagggccgaattgagcgtttggccatagggaagcagctcataatagattattccttgacaatcccaccaaacacacagcagaaccttcctggccgttaatgagggcttggccaccgtctgagccgctttgACCACGACCggttgcgcttcacgttgtcgtcccacttttcattgccagtcaccatccgcttcagaaacgggtcgattttgttgcgattcagcagcgattcacatgcgtcgatacggtcaaagatgtatcgtcaacgtgtgtggcacccatacatcgagcttctttgtgaatccgtgcttcttcaaatggttaataacggtttgatgacttatctccagctcttggtcgatgctacggctgctactatgccggtctttctcggctaattcagcgattttgtcgcaattttcgacgacaggccttccggagcgtggcgcatcttcgacgacctctacaccagaacgaaaacgttgaaaccatcgttgtgcggtggaaatggaaactgtatcgggtccataaactgcacaaattttattggcagcttgagatgcatttttgcctttgtcatagtagtactgtaaaatatgtcggattttctctttattttgctccatatttgcgacactataactcacgaacgacttaaccaaacaaaacactgtcaaggactatattatagcgcgccaacaacctttccaacaagctatagtatgactcgatacaatgaatacaactagaactacgcgcttacaacgacacctcgcggaaataccgcaggacttttttgacagcctaatatcaatGGAAATGTCCCGAATAtcccaaaaacacaaatttcgaccGAACATTTGGGTAAAATTGAGCGACGACCAAAAACTTACTGAAATTCAACTGTCAAAGAACGCGATTTATCGTTGATGTATTAAGACTTGAACACTCATTCATCGctgaaaaaatcaacttttgaaGCCTTTCAATTCCCTCTCCTCTCCACAGATCTTCAAAGTCCCCGATTTCGAGGAGATCTGCTCGCATCAGCTTAGCATAACACAGATAATTCCTCAAGAAGGCTGGTTCGAGCAGAATCCGGTGGAAATACTGGAAGCGGTGCGGTTGTGTGTGGTGGAGGCCTGCCACCGACTCGAGTTGCTAGACTATCTGGTGCAGGACATTGCCTCGATCGGTATCACCAACCAGCGTGAGACAACCGTCGTGTGGGACAAGCATACCGGCGAGCCGCTCTACAATGCCATCGGTATGAGACTTTGAACCTTCTTCCACCACTTCTCCTCCTCCTccattttcttcatcgtttTTGGTCGCTTCAGGCAAGATTACCAAGCTCTATCTCTTATCGCGGGCGCTAGATAACATCGATAGACGAAATTCGCAGAATTCCACCTGTTTTTTCTATCAATTTTATACCGCTTACAGTGTGGAACGATATCAGGACGAACTCCACGGTGGACAAAGTGTTGGCGCGTTTGCCCGAGCAAAATCATAATCACTTCCGGGCGATTTCCGGGCTACCCATTTCGCCGTATTTCTCCGCGCTCAAGCTCAATTGGTTGAAAGAAAAGGTCCCGGCGGTGCGGCGGGCCTGCAGAGAGAAGCGATGTTACGCCGGGACGATTGACAGTTGGTTACTATGGGTGAGTTAAAGGTTATTCAATATTTGGCCAAATATAAAGATTATTGTTGTTGCGCGAAATAGAACCTGACCGGAGCAACCAATGGTGGGGTGTTCGCAACGGATGTTACCAATGCTTCGCGAACGCTGCTCATGAACATCGAAACACTCCACTGGGATCCGCTGCTGATAAAGACATTCTCACTGCACGTTGACATGCTACCGGAGATTCGCAGCTCGTCGGAAATCTACGGGTACATGAAGGACGGATGTGTTCTGGATGGGGTACCAATCAGCGCGATTCTCGGTAATCAACAGGCAAGTTTGGTGGGTCAGCACTGTGTCAGGGAAGGACAAGCAAAAAATACCTACCGGAAAGGGTGCTTTCTACTGTACAATACGGGGACAAGGGTGAGTCGAAGGAGGCGTTATGCTTTGAAGTTTCACACTAACGGAATTGATTTATTCCAGTGCGTACATTCCACCCATGGCCTAGTGACGACGGTCGCATACCAGATGGGACAGGATAAACCCGTGATTTATGCGTTGGAAGGTTCGGTGGCGGTGGCCGGTGTTGCCATGAAGTGGCTCAGAAACAATCTTGGTCTTCTAGACGATATTCCAACGGATTCGGAGAAGGTAGCAACAAGATGCGTGGCAATGAAATGAGTGTGTATCTCACCGGAAAAAAACGTATGCATATTTCAGATTGCCGGAAGTGTGTTCTCAACCGGAGATGTGTACTTCGTACCTGCCTTCACTGGACTCTACGCACCCTATTGGAGGAAAGACGCTCGAGGGTAAGTTGTTATTTCCAGAGTTTAACACCGCAAGATAACGACGATAACGAGTATCTACAATTCACAAGTTCAATTTCGCCATACGGTTCTTAACAGGAGTAGACGTTTCTGCGACGTTATAAATAATGTATTTACCGGCGTAATCTTGTTCCTGGCGGTGCAGATAGCGGGTCTTACGGTTTAGATGAGCATCCAATTATCGGGCCGCTGTTAACATGTTAAACATCATCGAGCAATGCTTGAATGATTATTTCCATGCTGTGAAGCGACGCTTAGCCGACGCAAATAATGACGAAATATGAACGTCACATAGCAAAACAGAGAGGTTGATAAGGTTTTGTCTATTTTAAGATGCGAACGgtaacggtaacggtattgaattaaagagactttaaactcagagagttcattcgtctctggaaAGATGCGAAGAGTTGCTGCGGTATTTTTGATCCTTCTCCTGTATGGATTCGTCCACACTATTCTCTATCGcaatggaggcgaatgaactttgtacttcaaagtcactataatagaaaaaaatcaaacaatctCTATCACAAAACTATATGCGGCTAAGTATAGGCAAACTAGCTTGCTGCCCGCCTTGTACTAATCATAAACCATATATAACAATTCTTGAGAGATGTATGGGTCGTTTCAGACGCACAATTTGACCTCCCAAAGGAGTACCGATCATCAAGTAGCTTTTTTTTAGAGAATAATAATTCGTACCTAGTTCACGCGTCATTAGACGTGTTCCTACtcgaaatgaaaaatataaagaatGTTCCTCAATTTTTTTCCTCTAACTGATTATTCAGAAATTCTCAGTCCAAAAAtagaaattacaattttctgGAAGGTGAGGTAAATTTTGACCTAAATAAATAtgaagacgcgtccacattacgccaatcggccttggctgcccggtaaagccggctaaatgtggacgtaccgcacgggcttgccgacgtgccgaaaaccgactcgaatcaaaccgaacccaacccgaaacaagtgggtccggttcgagaaagtcgaaccaaaacaaaacgaggtaaattagcgttgacgacatagtgcttcgtgtgttcgtgacggcttcgtgcatccgatgggacttcggcttcgtgcacccgatgtggcgtccacattacataacgaaccgaatatgccgcctggtacaggccgatcgtcatcattcggcataatgtggacgcgccttgaAAGGTTGTGTGCAAAACACGACCGTATTgtggacgtagaactatgctATTATTTTATTCCTTTGCTTGTCTATAACATCGGATATTGTTCTAGAATCcttcgaattaaaaaaaaaagtgtatagTAGAATgctttgatcgccctgaaagttttttttaaatagaatcAGTTAACGATAATtggttgatgattcattcttgctctCGCAAGAACAATATACAAGTGCATCATATTGGGAGTACAAATAAGTTTccagcct from Toxorhynchites rutilus septentrionalis strain SRP chromosome 3, ASM2978413v1, whole genome shotgun sequence encodes:
- the LOC129778094 gene encoding glycerol kinase, which produces MESTQRSKLIGVIDDGTNIARFAIFKVPDFEEICSHQLSITQIIPQEGWFEQNPVEILEAVRLCVVEACHRLELLDYLVQDIASIGITNQRETTVVWDKHTGEPLYNAIVWNDIRTNSTVDKVLARLPEQNHNHFRAISGLPISPYFSALKLNWLKEKVPAVRRACREKRCYAGTIDSWLLWNLTGATNGGVFATDVTNASRTLLMNIETLHWDPLLIKTFSLHVDMLPEIRSSSEIYGYMKDGCVLDGVPISAILGNQQASLVGQHCVREGQAKNTYRKGCFLLYNTGTRCVHSTHGLVTTVAYQMGQDKPVIYALEGSVAVAGVAMKWLRNNLGLLDDIPTDSEKIAGSVFSTGDVYFVPAFTGLYAPYWRKDARGIICGLTSFTTKHHIIRAALEAVCFQTRDILEAMKKDCGINLNKLHVDGIMSNNSLLMQLQADLGGIPVLKTEVCDPAALGTAMAAAQAKGIDLYNMDPDSRDRQIHITHETFLPTTTEEERNARYTKWKMAVQRSLGWAVTKKSEAMTDERYHLLASIPAGLFLLSSFMMLVFSQARQS